From Syngnathus scovelli strain Florida chromosome 14, RoL_Ssco_1.2, whole genome shotgun sequence, one genomic window encodes:
- the si:dkey-16j16.4 gene encoding uncharacterized protein si:dkey-16j16.4 — protein MLKTLTKKLRRHSLNEMHPFQLKFSYHGGGEGGESDDSEGENQELAQIDRERRRNCALTPLATSQQHNQGAPSPARLRRLRLLLDANLDRHSSEEELERISYGDNRKWLSALPQRHADHHSSTSSDEEVRNICGCASPAAAATAAAIAKPLAESEACLAASSSPVLFSSSPPCSIKPPPMRFQLQVVQPATRPIIFTHFDQAAPYRKYRHSYESGRPSLDLEKMQQKMLLKKNCGGKTRTIKIRTLSGSRPPARYSSDPSIFAFRSLSTAPLSEDPPC, from the exons ATGCTAAAGACTCTGACCAAAAAGCTAAGAAGACACTCACTCAATGAGATGCATCCTTTCCAACTCAAG TTTTCTTACCATGGCGGTGGTGAGGGCGGTGAGAGTGATGACTCAGAAGGAGAGAACCAGGAACTTGCACAAATTGACAgag AGAGACGGCGAAATTGCGCCCTCACCCCCTTGGCTACGAGTCAGCAGCACAACCAGGGCGCCCCATCCCCGGCTCGTTTACGACGTCTCCGCCTGCTTCTCGACGCCAATCTGGATCGCCACTCTTCAGAGGAAGAGCTGGAGCGGATCAGCTACGGCGACAACAGGAAGTGGCTGTCGGCACTTCCGCAGCGCCACGCCGATCACCACAGCAGCACGTCCAGCGATGAGGAGGTGCGGAACATATGTGGCTGCGCTTCgcccgccgccgctgccaccgccgccgccattgCCAAGCCTCTGGCGGAGAGCGAAGCTTGTCTGGCCGCCTCGTCCAGCCCCGTGCTCTTCAGCTCCAGCCCGCCGTGCAGCATCAAGCCACCCCCCATGCGCTTTCAGCTCCAAGTGGTCCAGCCGGCCACTCGGCCCATCATCTTCACCCACTTTGACCAGGCGGCACCTTATCGAAAGTATCGGCACAGCTACGAGTCGGGGAGGCCCAGTCTGGATCTAGAGAAAATGCAACAG AAAATGCTGCTGAAAAAGAACTGCGGAGGAAAAACACGGACCATAAAGATTCGA ACTTTGAGCGGCAGTCGTCCTCCGGCCAGGTACTCGAGCGATCCCTCCATTTTTGCCTTTCGCTCTTTAAGCACGGCGCCCCTGTCCGAGGATCCTCCGTGCTGA